One genomic segment of Candidatus Thermodiscus eudorianus includes these proteins:
- a CDS encoding nitric-oxide reductase large subunit → MASNGNNGWARLVLIVAILVYVFYFAAAAYTFQNLPPIPESVVTSDGTVLFTKDDIIEGKYLVQRYGIQDYGSVLGFGGYFGTDYTAYALKFIQMEANGKPGNELVSIEKHSPVTFVVGDEVARAYEKLYNYYKSLWRDEYVNDRLALDKLLTDEDISKITAYFTWTALIAMKGYTNGFPYTPGLVEQTIDATRATWITIFVLLLVIMPIAGYIIIKFIDYWRDERITVSLPEPTPTQRVALLGMLLAALGLIVQGLLGGYMMHLYAEPELYGIDLSHLLPFNVARGLHYNLAILWIAVTWVSFALFVLPYFGLKITKQQSLTILLAGGLVAILGLLGLWSSYLGKMPDSLWFLFGSQGRPVVSLGTVWLLLIAGLVGYLAVTTYKVAKQNQYPFNALLKILSIGLGGTAFGAFIGALPIVKPWTNFTMDEYFRWITIHAFVEGFWPAIVIPILLILLVITGMVPPRLAVAVAGLDATLEIATGMIGTAHHYYWGGEPTFWMYIGAAISTLEVLPIGFVIAYAIVLWKRGEIQNEIQKTVLTFTLVAALGGAIGVVAFGAGLINMPIVNYYLHGSQATMVHAHLAMPLAYGVPTMLMWVIAFVLAGGIPVEALPNIRKAVVITAVGFYLQVLLSLGVMMYKQFDAGSQLGYWYIKSLVTPDGKLAGIWTQPTMQHIIWARLVGDVIAGLAILWIVYYLVKGFPKAFKKG, encoded by the coding sequence TTGGCCTCAAATGGGAATAATGGGTGGGCACGCCTCGTCCTGATAGTAGCTATACTAGTCTACGTGTTCTATTTCGCTGCAGCCGCCTATACCTTCCAGAACCTACCGCCGATCCCCGAGAGCGTTGTTACAAGCGACGGCACGGTCCTCTTCACCAAGGACGATATCATAGAGGGCAAGTACCTGGTACAGAGATACGGCATACAAGATTATGGAAGCGTGCTCGGATTCGGCGGGTATTTCGGGACCGACTATACAGCCTACGCGCTGAAATTCATACAAATGGAGGCCAATGGTAAGCCTGGAAACGAGCTCGTATCGATAGAGAAGCACAGCCCTGTGACCTTTGTCGTCGGAGACGAGGTCGCTAGGGCCTACGAGAAGCTCTACAACTACTATAAATCGCTGTGGAGAGACGAGTACGTCAATGATAGACTAGCGCTGGACAAGCTGCTCACAGACGAGGACATATCGAAGATAACGGCCTATTTCACCTGGACAGCCCTGATCGCCATGAAGGGATACACGAACGGGTTCCCCTACACTCCCGGCCTAGTGGAGCAGACTATAGACGCGACCAGGGCGACTTGGATCACGATATTCGTGCTACTACTAGTGATAATGCCGATAGCTGGCTACATTATAATAAAGTTCATAGACTACTGGAGGGACGAGAGGATAACCGTCAGCCTCCCAGAACCAACACCAACTCAGAGGGTTGCACTGCTCGGAATGCTCCTAGCGGCCCTCGGCTTGATCGTGCAGGGGCTACTGGGAGGCTACATGATGCACCTATACGCAGAGCCCGAGCTCTACGGCATAGACCTAAGCCATCTACTGCCCTTCAACGTAGCCAGAGGGCTACACTATAACCTGGCGATACTCTGGATCGCCGTGACCTGGGTCAGCTTCGCACTATTCGTCCTACCCTACTTCGGCCTCAAGATAACCAAGCAGCAGTCCCTAACCATACTGCTGGCTGGAGGCCTCGTAGCGATACTAGGACTACTAGGTCTATGGAGCAGCTACCTGGGCAAGATGCCGGACTCCCTATGGTTCCTCTTCGGCAGCCAGGGCAGGCCAGTCGTCAGCCTCGGAACCGTGTGGCTACTCCTTATAGCGGGCCTCGTCGGCTACCTGGCTGTAACAACCTACAAGGTAGCCAAGCAGAACCAGTATCCCTTCAACGCCCTACTCAAGATACTCTCAATCGGGCTAGGCGGCACCGCCTTCGGAGCCTTCATAGGCGCGCTACCAATCGTCAAGCCATGGACTAACTTCACCATGGACGAGTACTTTAGGTGGATAACTATACACGCCTTCGTGGAAGGGTTCTGGCCGGCGATAGTGATACCGATACTACTGATACTGCTAGTGATAACCGGCATGGTACCGCCTAGGCTAGCAGTAGCCGTTGCCGGTCTAGACGCTACCCTAGAGATAGCGACCGGTATGATAGGCACGGCACACCACTACTACTGGGGAGGAGAACCCACCTTCTGGATGTATATAGGAGCCGCGATATCTACTCTAGAGGTACTCCCCATAGGATTCGTCATAGCATACGCCATAGTACTGTGGAAGAGGGGCGAGATACAAAACGAGATACAGAAGACAGTCCTAACCTTCACGCTAGTCGCGGCGCTAGGAGGGGCCATCGGCGTCGTGGCCTTCGGCGCCGGGCTAATCAACATGCCAATAGTAAACTACTACCTACACGGCTCACAGGCAACAATGGTCCACGCACACCTAGCAATGCCCCTAGCCTACGGAGTGCCGACCATGCTGATGTGGGTCATAGCCTTCGTGTTGGCCGGCGGGATACCGGTCGAGGCCCTGCCGAATATAAGGAAGGCCGTAGTTATAACCGCGGTAGGCTTCTACCTCCAGGTACTGCTGAGCCTTGGAGTAATGATGTACAAGCAGTTCGACGCAGGAAGCCAGCTGGGATACTGGTATATCAAGAGCCTCGTGACTCCAGACGGG
- a CDS encoding thioredoxin family protein: protein MDEELVLEKAREKIIQELLIQEKLRKCCKIKPRKELVEINTIEEFKKAISTCRLAIGFFYTPTCPYCRMMEPLMEEAAAILGDRVYFFKVNAARLFELAGALYIMGTPTTIAFHNGREVDRLVGLVPPEVLEEFLANLLEKGQCPIPVAEELD, encoded by the coding sequence ATGGACGAGGAGCTAGTACTAGAGAAAGCCAGGGAAAAGATCATACAAGAACTCTTAATACAAGAGAAGCTAAGGAAGTGCTGCAAGATAAAACCCAGGAAGGAACTCGTCGAAATCAACACGATAGAGGAATTCAAGAAGGCCATCTCAACGTGTAGACTAGCGATAGGCTTCTTCTACACGCCCACATGCCCCTACTGCAGGATGATGGAGCCCCTCATGGAGGAGGCCGCCGCTATACTAGGAGACCGAGTATACTTCTTCAAGGTAAACGCCGCACGCCTCTTCGAACTGGCAGGAGCGCTATACATAATGGGTACCCCGACAACGATAGCATTCCACAACGGCAGGGAAGTGGATAGGCTCGTAGGGCTAGTGCCTCCAGAGGTCTTAGAAGAGTTCCTAGCCAATCTCCTGGAAAAAGGCCAGTGCCCAATACCAGTCGCTGAAGAGCTCGACTAA
- a CDS encoding ferritin — translation MIPKELQDELNKQLNRELYSAYLYLSMAAYFDDKGLGGFAHWMKVQAKEELEHAMKFYEFINDRGGRVELYKVDEPPREWKSVTDVFREALEHEKTITKHINDLVDLARKLDDKPTEVFLHWFVTEQVEEEKTFQEILQLLEFSGETPQAVLMLNARLGQRKH, via the coding sequence TTGATCCCAAAGGAGCTACAGGACGAGTTAAACAAGCAATTAAACAGGGAACTGTACTCGGCGTACCTATACCTCTCAATGGCAGCGTACTTCGACGACAAAGGCCTCGGCGGGTTCGCCCACTGGATGAAGGTACAGGCCAAGGAGGAGTTGGAGCATGCAATGAAGTTCTACGAATTCATAAACGACCGTGGAGGCAGGGTGGAGCTATACAAGGTAGACGAGCCCCCTAGGGAGTGGAAGAGCGTGACAGACGTGTTCAGGGAGGCCCTAGAGCACGAGAAGACGATAACCAAGCACATAAACGACCTCGTGGATCTGGCTAGGAAGCTCGACGACAAGCCGACGGAGGTATTCCTGCACTGGTTTGTGACGGAGCAGGTAGAAGAGGAGAAGACCTTCCAGGAGATACTACAGTTATTGGAGTTCAGCGGCGAGACCCCACAGGCCGTGCTCATGTTGAATGCCAGGCTCGGACAGAGGAAGCACTGA
- a CDS encoding peroxiredoxin yields the protein MVEVGDIAPDFRLPDENFNQVTLKQLLGEGKPVILVFFPAAFSPVCTAELCAFRDKMAKLEKANATVVGISTDSPWCLKEFKAANRLQFPLLSDYNREVIRLYGVVHDEILGLRYLAKRAVFIIDGEGRVAWKWVSDDPRVEPDYDEVISVASSIA from the coding sequence GTGGTCGAGGTAGGCGATATAGCGCCCGACTTCAGGTTGCCGGACGAGAACTTCAACCAGGTCACACTAAAGCAACTCCTAGGAGAAGGCAAGCCAGTCATCCTGGTCTTCTTCCCAGCAGCCTTCAGCCCCGTCTGCACGGCAGAGCTATGCGCTTTCAGGGACAAGATGGCGAAGCTGGAGAAGGCCAATGCGACAGTCGTGGGGATAAGCACCGACAGCCCCTGGTGCCTGAAGGAATTCAAAGCCGCAAACAGGCTACAGTTCCCCTTACTGAGCGACTATAACAGGGAGGTCATCAGGCTGTATGGAGTTGTCCACGACGAGATACTAGGGTTGCGCTATCTGGCTAAGAGAGCGGTCTTCATCATAGATGGAGAGGGCAGGGTTGCTTGGAAGTGGGTTAGCGACGATCCCAGAGTAGAGCCGGATTACGATGAGGTTATATCGGTGGCGTCGTCTATAGCTTAA
- a CDS encoding 2-oxoacid:acceptor oxidoreductase subunit alpha, which produces MGDAPREEIRLLLGGPQGTGLETASQILSAAYAIRGYRVYSMREYFSNIKGKHSYINLRVNPARQPLAPAEAPDIIAGIDPETIFTHFTEAVQGTIIIYDSRSTATKLANVPTMERQLKDRIKSILETTGYEATIKGALEYARDRLGALPLGLDYQAILNEFAELLKIPRYQAKRYINTILVATIANITGLTLEELRRGFKRRFMAKEKIIEENMKLSQLIYEKTSELKGKIRVSDPIDPPEEYLVVNGNEIVAIGKIVGGLRFQSYYPITPAADESFTIESHEDLSAYSDELGGVVVFQTEDEIAAISAAIGSALTGTRAATATSGPGFDLMVEALGWAGINEVPVVITYYQRGGPSTGLPTRGGQQDLFSALFSSHGEFPRIVVSSGDHEEAFYDAIKAMNWAERYQLPVIHLLDKFLANSTVTIPPPRPEEVLIDRGLIAEKPGPGYKRFKKDGKPITPRALLGSKGTVIWYTGDEHDEEGHINEDPINRLEMHELRMKKLEIAHEEIPQEERAILYGDGEDFLLVGWGTTKGASLEVLDLLRREGYRGSYLHLRIFEPFPREYVSEILSRYDPERVIAVEANYESMAAKVTTMNTGFVFKKYILKWTGRPIYVNELGLAVLRILEGSSSKEVLSYGA; this is translated from the coding sequence TTGGGAGACGCTCCAAGAGAAGAGATCCGCCTACTACTCGGAGGGCCGCAAGGCACGGGCCTAGAGACCGCGTCGCAGATACTATCGGCGGCGTATGCGATAAGGGGATACAGGGTATACTCCATGCGAGAATACTTCTCCAACATAAAAGGCAAGCACAGCTACATAAACCTAAGGGTAAACCCAGCGAGACAACCACTAGCCCCAGCAGAAGCCCCAGACATCATAGCCGGGATAGACCCCGAGACTATATTCACACACTTCACCGAAGCGGTACAGGGCACGATAATAATATACGACTCTAGAAGCACGGCGACGAAGCTAGCCAACGTGCCAACCATGGAGAGACAACTAAAGGATAGGATAAAGAGCATCCTAGAGACAACAGGATACGAGGCAACAATCAAGGGCGCCCTAGAATACGCGAGAGACCGCCTAGGCGCCCTACCCCTAGGACTAGACTACCAGGCTATACTAAACGAGTTCGCCGAACTCCTAAAGATCCCCAGATACCAGGCAAAAAGGTACATAAACACTATACTAGTCGCGACGATAGCAAACATCACAGGGCTAACGCTAGAGGAGCTAAGGAGGGGCTTCAAGAGGAGGTTCATGGCCAAGGAGAAGATAATAGAGGAGAACATGAAGCTCTCACAGCTAATCTACGAGAAGACAAGCGAGCTAAAAGGGAAAATAAGGGTGAGTGACCCGATAGACCCGCCCGAAGAGTACCTGGTCGTCAACGGGAACGAGATAGTCGCGATAGGCAAGATAGTTGGTGGACTCAGGTTCCAGAGCTACTACCCGATAACCCCGGCCGCCGACGAGAGCTTCACTATAGAATCACACGAAGACCTAAGCGCCTATAGCGACGAGCTGGGAGGAGTCGTCGTCTTCCAGACCGAGGACGAGATAGCAGCTATATCGGCGGCTATAGGAAGCGCGCTAACCGGGACCCGGGCGGCGACGGCGACGAGCGGGCCAGGATTCGACCTCATGGTAGAGGCTCTTGGGTGGGCTGGTATAAACGAGGTCCCAGTAGTCATAACGTACTACCAGAGGGGAGGACCCAGCACGGGCCTACCGACTAGGGGAGGACAACAGGACCTGTTCTCAGCCCTCTTCTCAAGCCACGGCGAGTTCCCCAGGATAGTAGTATCGAGCGGAGACCACGAAGAAGCCTTCTACGACGCGATAAAGGCTATGAACTGGGCCGAGCGATACCAGCTGCCAGTGATACACTTACTAGACAAGTTCCTGGCGAACTCCACCGTAACAATACCGCCGCCGAGGCCAGAGGAGGTACTAATAGACAGGGGCCTCATAGCAGAAAAGCCAGGACCCGGTTACAAGAGGTTCAAGAAAGACGGAAAACCGATAACGCCGAGAGCACTACTAGGCAGCAAAGGAACGGTAATCTGGTATACCGGGGACGAACACGACGAGGAGGGTCATATAAACGAGGACCCGATAAACAGGCTTGAGATGCACGAGCTACGCATGAAGAAACTAGAGATAGCGCACGAGGAGATACCTCAGGAGGAGAGAGCTATACTATACGGCGACGGCGAGGACTTCCTACTAGTCGGATGGGGGACCACAAAAGGAGCATCCCTGGAGGTGCTCGACTTACTGAGGAGGGAAGGCTACAGGGGCTCGTACCTGCACCTAAGGATCTTCGAGCCCTTCCCTAGGGAGTATGTGAGCGAGATCCTCTCTAGGTACGACCCGGAGAGGGTCATAGCGGTCGAGGCTAACTATGAGAGCATGGCGGCCAAGGTGACTACTATGAATACAGGTTTTGTTTTCAAGAAATACATCTTAAAGTGGACTGGCAGGCCCATATACGTTAACGAGCTCGGGCTAGCAGTCCTACGCATACTAGAGGGATCCTCCTCGAAGGAGGTGTTAAGCTATGGGGCTTAG
- a CDS encoding 2-oxoacid:ferredoxin oxidoreductase subunit beta — protein MGLRMDYKTEVWIDWCPGCGDFGILAAMQKALKELELEPWQVAIVSGIGCSGKTPHFIYANGVHTLHGRAIPFATGIKLSNPELTVIVNGGDGDLLGIGAGHFVALGRRNLDITVIIHDNQVYGLTKGQASPTLPAGVKTKALPKPNLQDAVNPIALALTSGYTFVARAFAMNIDHLKDILKRAIQHKGAAVVDVLQPCVTYNDIYTTQWYRKRIYHLEQEEGWDPVVADPSERPKKLGLALSKAWEWGDRIPVGVFYEDRTRDTIEDRLEMRIPSYHNKPPSKQRVEISGKPLIDSSAFKRIFAGYMVKVEK, from the coding sequence ATGGGGCTTAGAATGGACTACAAGACAGAAGTCTGGATAGACTGGTGCCCCGGGTGCGGGGACTTCGGCATACTCGCAGCCATGCAAAAGGCGCTGAAAGAGCTGGAACTAGAGCCATGGCAGGTCGCTATAGTATCCGGGATAGGGTGTAGCGGCAAGACACCACACTTCATCTATGCCAACGGCGTCCACACGCTCCACGGCAGAGCTATACCCTTCGCTACAGGCATCAAGCTATCCAACCCAGAGTTAACAGTCATAGTCAACGGGGGAGACGGAGACCTACTAGGCATAGGAGCGGGACACTTCGTCGCACTGGGCAGGAGGAACCTCGACATAACGGTGATCATACACGACAACCAGGTATATGGTCTCACGAAGGGGCAGGCAAGCCCCACACTACCAGCCGGCGTAAAGACGAAGGCCCTGCCGAAACCCAACCTACAGGATGCAGTGAACCCGATAGCGCTAGCACTCACAAGCGGGTACACCTTCGTGGCAAGAGCCTTTGCAATGAACATAGACCACCTGAAGGACATTCTAAAGAGGGCGATACAACACAAGGGGGCAGCCGTAGTAGACGTCCTCCAGCCCTGCGTAACCTACAACGACATCTACACGACCCAGTGGTACAGGAAGAGGATATACCACCTGGAACAAGAGGAGGGCTGGGACCCAGTAGTCGCCGATCCCTCCGAGAGGCCTAAGAAGCTAGGCCTAGCCCTGTCAAAGGCATGGGAGTGGGGGGACAGGATACCCGTCGGGGTATTCTACGAGGACAGAACCCGGGATACCATAGAGGACAGATTGGAGATGCGCATACCCAGCTACCACAATAAACCACCGTCGAAGCAGAGGGTAGAGATAAGTGGGAAACCATTGATAGACTCTAGCGCGTTCAAGAGGATATTCGCTGGGTACATGGTAAAGGTGGAGAAATAG
- a CDS encoding fumarate hydratase — translation MGSYVEKARTGYLDTGTRFPREIIWGMGLVKAAAAEANYRLGLLSPDKYRAIKAEALRLADGKYDRDIDVDVFQTGSGTGLNLNVNEVIARKAWENHGVKVHPLDDVNMSQSSNDVVPTAIRLAALKTGVKVRDSLRRLIDVLSRYVEEYSGLVKPGRTHLRDALPVTLGQELSAYLDAFRHDYRLLGHALEYVGEVPLGGTAVGTGVNSPEGYRDLAINELARLSGLPVSPANTFRAMRLLTDIVLLSSVYRVIALELWRLSQDLRLMFSGPFTGIGEIDIRQDIPGSSIMPGKRNPVTLEAIMQASTQAVGIDATISNASMLGEFELSMGIPVTGYNVVVQAKLLLEALGKMSDLVLPSIEPRPDRMRSLAYRSAALLTVLSPVLGYDRVAAIVKRLQEGASLEEALEEAGLEPDRVRELLDLEKMVKPYRIEK, via the coding sequence ATGGGGTCATATGTCGAGAAGGCTAGGACGGGCTACCTCGATACAGGCACCCGTTTTCCCCGTGAGATCATATGGGGTATGGGGCTGGTAAAGGCTGCCGCGGCTGAGGCCAATTACAGGCTAGGCCTACTCTCCCCTGACAAGTATAGGGCTATCAAGGCCGAGGCCCTAAGGCTCGCCGACGGCAAATACGATAGAGACATCGATGTTGACGTCTTCCAGACTGGGAGCGGGACCGGGCTCAACCTAAACGTGAACGAGGTAATAGCCAGGAAAGCATGGGAGAATCACGGCGTAAAAGTCCATCCACTCGACGACGTGAACATGAGCCAGAGTAGCAACGACGTCGTCCCAACAGCCATCCGTCTGGCTGCCTTAAAAACGGGGGTCAAGGTCAGAGACTCCCTTAGGAGGCTAATCGATGTACTGTCGAGGTATGTTGAGGAGTATAGCGGGTTAGTGAAGCCTGGGAGGACGCATCTAAGAGACGCGCTCCCGGTAACACTCGGCCAGGAACTCTCAGCTTATCTAGACGCTTTCAGGCACGACTACAGGCTACTGGGCCATGCGTTAGAGTACGTGGGAGAGGTTCCTCTAGGCGGCACCGCTGTCGGCACGGGGGTCAATTCGCCCGAGGGGTACAGGGATCTTGCCATAAACGAGCTTGCCAGGCTCTCGGGGCTACCGGTCTCACCGGCGAACACCTTCAGAGCCATGCGGTTGTTAACCGATATAGTTCTCTTGAGCTCCGTCTACAGGGTTATAGCCCTAGAGCTGTGGAGGCTATCCCAGGACCTTAGGCTTATGTTCAGCGGGCCCTTCACCGGGATTGGCGAGATAGACATTAGACAGGATATCCCCGGGAGCAGTATTATGCCTGGTAAGAGGAATCCCGTGACCCTAGAGGCTATAATGCAAGCCTCTACACAGGCCGTCGGCATCGACGCCACGATATCCAACGCCTCTATGCTGGGCGAGTTCGAGCTGAGCATGGGTATACCCGTCACGGGGTATAATGTAGTGGTTCAAGCCAAGCTATTATTGGAGGCCCTCGGCAAGATGAGCGATCTCGTCCTACCCAGTATCGAGCCTAGGCCCGATAGGATGAGGAGCCTGGCCTACAGGAGCGCTGCGTTATTGACTGTGCTGTCGCCTGTGCTGGGCTATGATAGGGTGGCCGCTATAGTTAAGAGGCTCCAGGAGGGGGCTTCTCTAGAGGAGGCGTTAGAGGAGGCTGGACTGGAGCCGGACCGGGTTAGGGAGTTGCTCGACCTGGAAAAAATGGTTAAGCCATATAGGATCGAGAAGTAG
- a CDS encoding S9 family peptidase, translated as MHPYARILDEIISLLNTDLYGLRGVIGERLLVSALREGKTNVYTYDGSRLVKLNEKPVNGVLEAKYNVSKAIIMRDVAKGREQYMLYEIDPDAPGVEKPVEGVEPARILGGSYDDEVLVYGAATMAENAIFLVRDGKRSKVATLPGFAAVIDHKWPIAVGIGALKPTTGKFQLFIADLEKGDVKIHERPDGSILMARIAPDDSIVYTLDRSDNAVLMKLDPATMEDSELSLPGDDLKEYKPVSFNYIGYTPGGSLIAVARKNGRSKIFLDGRLVKAPEGIHGAVYEWKGGLAVTHTSLSLPPRIIKLGGNDYEVLLTGSVPSNVTGALGSSGFALVESFDGERVPVFYLESNRASKPGPTVVLVHGGPFAEDADMWNVLAGGLALAGFHVLMVNYRGSTGYGERWRLKIIGDPCGGELEDIISATRWAMESGLASHVYIMGYSYGGYMTMCALTKKPGEYKAGVAGASVVDWREMYELSDAAFKSFIHMVFGGRTELWDDRSPINFVENLRDPLMIIHPQNDSRTPLKPVLRFMDKAAEHGKTFEAYIAPDMGHTVNTVEDALKILWPAVQFLLRQEGSVEK; from the coding sequence ATGCACCCTTATGCGAGGATACTCGATGAAATAATCAGCCTACTCAACACGGACTTATACGGTCTACGGGGAGTTATAGGCGAAAGACTACTTGTATCGGCTCTACGCGAGGGCAAGACCAACGTCTACACCTACGATGGGAGCAGGCTCGTGAAGCTCAACGAGAAGCCTGTTAACGGCGTCCTCGAAGCCAAGTACAATGTATCCAAGGCCATTATAATGAGGGACGTCGCCAAGGGCAGGGAACAGTACATGCTATACGAGATCGACCCTGACGCGCCAGGGGTCGAGAAGCCCGTTGAGGGCGTCGAGCCAGCTCGTATACTAGGCGGCTCCTACGACGACGAGGTTCTAGTGTACGGGGCAGCGACCATGGCTGAAAACGCGATATTCCTTGTTAGAGACGGTAAGAGGAGTAAGGTAGCCACGCTCCCGGGCTTCGCCGCCGTGATAGACCATAAGTGGCCTATAGCGGTCGGCATCGGAGCCCTAAAGCCCACCACGGGGAAGTTCCAGCTCTTCATAGCAGACCTAGAGAAGGGGGACGTCAAAATCCACGAGAGGCCTGATGGGAGCATACTCATGGCCAGGATAGCCCCCGACGACTCCATAGTCTATACACTCGACAGGAGCGATAACGCGGTGTTGATGAAGCTAGACCCAGCCACAATGGAGGACAGCGAACTTTCACTGCCAGGAGATGACCTTAAAGAGTACAAGCCCGTCTCGTTCAACTACATCGGGTACACGCCAGGAGGGTCCCTCATCGCGGTGGCCAGGAAAAACGGCAGGAGCAAGATATTCCTAGACGGGCGTCTAGTAAAGGCCCCAGAAGGGATCCATGGAGCAGTCTACGAGTGGAAGGGCGGGCTTGCAGTAACGCATACCAGCCTCTCGCTCCCACCCAGGATCATAAAGCTGGGAGGCAACGACTATGAGGTCCTACTAACCGGGTCCGTGCCAAGCAATGTAACCGGGGCGCTAGGTAGCAGTGGGTTTGCTCTAGTCGAGAGCTTCGACGGGGAGAGGGTCCCAGTGTTCTATCTAGAGAGCAATAGGGCCTCCAAGCCAGGCCCCACAGTGGTATTAGTGCATGGGGGTCCCTTCGCCGAGGACGCCGATATGTGGAACGTACTAGCAGGAGGCCTGGCCTTGGCCGGCTTCCACGTTCTAATGGTGAATTACAGGGGTAGCACTGGCTATGGTGAGAGGTGGAGGCTGAAGATTATAGGCGATCCCTGTGGGGGCGAGCTGGAGGATATTATCAGCGCTACCAGATGGGCTATGGAATCGGGATTAGCCAGCCACGTGTACATAATGGGGTACAGCTATGGAGGCTACATGACTATGTGCGCCCTCACGAAGAAGCCCGGCGAGTACAAGGCCGGCGTCGCCGGGGCTAGCGTCGTCGATTGGAGGGAGATGTACGAGTTGAGTGACGCCGCGTTCAAGTCATTCATACACATGGTGTTCGGCGGGAGAACAGAGCTGTGGGATGATAGGAGTCCCATCAACTTCGTCGAGAACCTGAGGGACCCCCTGATGATCATACACCCCCAGAATGATTCGAGGACTCCCCTGAAACCGGTCCTCCGCTTCATGGATAAGGCCGCCGAGCATGGCAAGACGTTCGAGGCATATATTGCACCTGACATGGGCCATACTGTCAACACCGTGGAGGACGCGTTGAAGATACTGTGGCCGGCAGTGCAGTTCCTGCTGCGCCAGGAGGGTTCCGTTGAGAAGTAG
- a CDS encoding DUF763 domain-containing protein, producing the protein MPGIADLPLHHGRVPQWMLEVMTKLARAIIDYMVEVKGPSAVLAMLADPLWFQAFNNVIGMDWDSSGSTTVVVGILKRITWEGHDRGILVLGGKGSSMKKLPEEAEKAGEAYGLDASELRRASKTAARVDSAFLQDGYELYIHALAVTRMGEYIVVQQGMNTATGMARRYHVTRFDLEEPHSGVAGLRASVLLNATASESRKARRMYIDLIQDGPRRIARYLEEANRVIQGKPSLLDYVSSGRDPPPRVKPYYRPVKPSRQLLKSFETIGNYQVTDERDLAIAPGLGPRVVRALALIADILYGVPTSVRDPLSHPLDPFAYSYAIGGKDGVPYPFDRETALKAYQFLLEAVEEARLGVETKSRVLARLRRLVRRLES; encoded by the coding sequence ATGCCGGGCATAGCGGACCTCCCTCTACACCACGGGAGGGTCCCTCAATGGATGCTGGAGGTCATGACAAAGCTAGCCAGGGCCATAATAGATTACATGGTTGAGGTAAAGGGTCCCTCAGCAGTGCTAGCCATGCTAGCCGACCCACTATGGTTCCAGGCCTTCAATAACGTAATAGGCATGGACTGGGACAGCAGCGGGAGCACGACGGTCGTCGTGGGGATACTGAAGAGGATAACCTGGGAAGGCCACGACCGCGGGATACTAGTCCTAGGCGGTAAGGGAAGCAGCATGAAGAAGCTACCCGAAGAGGCCGAGAAGGCGGGCGAAGCCTACGGCCTGGATGCATCAGAGCTGAGGAGGGCCAGTAAGACGGCCGCTAGGGTAGACTCTGCATTCCTGCAGGACGGGTACGAGCTATACATACACGCCCTCGCAGTGACTAGGATGGGAGAGTATATAGTCGTGCAGCAGGGCATGAACACGGCCACCGGAATGGCCAGGAGATACCACGTAACACGCTTCGACCTAGAGGAACCCCACTCGGGCGTCGCAGGCCTCCGGGCCAGTGTACTGCTCAATGCAACGGCCTCCGAGAGCAGAAAGGCCCGCAGGATGTACATTGACCTAATCCAGGATGGGCCACGGCGCATAGCCAGGTACCTGGAGGAAGCCAACCGGGTGATCCAGGGCAAACCCTCGCTCCTCGACTACGTATCCAGCGGGAGGGACCCTCCCCCACGGGTGAAGCCCTACTACAGGCCCGTGAAACCTTCAAGGCAGCTCCTCAAGTCGTTCGAGACCATAGGCAACTACCAGGTCACCGATGAACGCGACCTAGCCATAGCCCCCGGGCTAGGGCCCAGGGTTGTGAGGGCCCTAGCCCTCATCGCGGATATACTCTACGGGGTCCCTACTAGCGTGAGGGACCCTCTATCCCACCCGCTAGACCCATTCGCATACTCCTACGCGATCGGAGGGAAAGACGGGGTCCCCTACCCCTTTGACAGGGAGACTGCTCTCAAAGCCTACCAGTTCCTCTTGGAGGCGGTTGAGGAGGCTAGGCTTGGAGTTGAGACGAAGTCGCGCGTGCTAGCGCGGTTGAGGAGGCTGGTGAGGCGCCTGGAGTCTTAA